One stretch of Oceanimonas pelagia DNA includes these proteins:
- the rpsF gene encoding 30S ribosomal protein S6, protein MRHYEIVFMVHPDQSEQVPGMIERYTGAITTSGGQIHRLEDWGRRQLAYPINKLHKAHYVLMNVEADQAVIDELETNFRYNDAVLRNMIMRTKQAITEPSEMAKAKEERQPRRDDARAEAAAE, encoded by the coding sequence ATGCGTCATTACGAAATCGTATTCATGGTTCACCCTGACCAGAGTGAACAGGTTCCCGGCATGATCGAGCGCTACACCGGCGCCATCACCACTTCCGGTGGTCAAATCCACCGTCTGGAAGACTGGGGCCGCCGTCAGCTGGCTTACCCGATCAACAAGCTGCACAAGGCTCACTACGTTCTGATGAACGTTGAAGCCGACCAGGCTGTGATCGACGAGCTGGAAACCAACTTCCGCTACAACGACGCCGTGCTGCGCAACATGATCATGCGCACCAAGCAGGCCATCACCGAGCCTTCCGAAATGGCCAAGGCCAAGGAAGAGCGCCAGCCGCGCCGCGACGATGCTCGCGCCGAAGCCGCTGCCGAGTAA
- the rplI gene encoding 50S ribosomal protein L9: MQVILLDKIAKLGGLGDQVTVKSGYARNYLLPQGKAVLATKDNVAAFEARRAELEAKLAEQLAAAQARADQLSALEPVVIESKSGDEGKLFGSIGARDVADAITAAGVEVAKSEVRLYDGVLRNVGEYEIGVQLHADVKATVKLQVVAA; encoded by the coding sequence ATGCAAGTAATTCTGCTGGATAAAATCGCCAAGCTGGGCGGCCTGGGTGACCAGGTAACCGTCAAGTCCGGTTATGCCCGTAACTACCTGCTGCCCCAGGGCAAGGCCGTTCTGGCTACCAAAGACAACGTAGCGGCTTTTGAAGCCCGCCGCGCCGAGCTGGAAGCCAAGCTGGCCGAGCAGCTGGCTGCTGCCCAGGCTCGCGCCGACCAGCTGTCCGCGCTGGAACCCGTTGTTATCGAGTCCAAGTCCGGTGACGAAGGCAAGCTGTTCGGCTCCATCGGTGCCCGCGACGTGGCTGACGCCATCACCGCTGCCGGAGTGGAAGTGGCCAAGAGCGAAGTTCGTCTGTACGACGGCGTGCTGCGCAACGTAGGCGAGTACGAAATCGGTGTGCAGCTGCACGCCGACGTGAAAGCCACCGTCAAGCTGCAGGTCGTTGCTGCCTAA
- the rpsR gene encoding 30S ribosomal protein S18, translating to MARYFRRRKFCRFTADGVTEIDYKDIATLKNYITESGKIVPSRITGTRAKYQRQLARAIKRARYLALLPYTDLHK from the coding sequence ATGGCACGTTATTTCCGTCGTCGTAAGTTCTGCCGTTTCACCGCTGACGGTGTTACCGAGATCGATTACAAAGACATCGCTACCCTGAAAAACTACATCACCGAGTCCGGTAAAATCGTACCGAGCCGCATCACCGGCACCCGCGCCAAATATCAGCGCCAGCTGGCCCGTGCGATCAAACGCGCTCGTTACCTGGCCCTGCTGCCTTACACCGATCTGCACAAGTAA
- a CDS encoding DMT family transporter: protein MQQLVGRMRADSQLLAIFLLVLGNLMISFGDVLVKLMGQSQISPYQYVFLRFTLTSLLLLPFWWRLAPERRGWGQWKIHFLRGHLLLMGSVCVFVSLIYLPLATANAVFYAAPLLTLPLAALINRESVRPATYGVSLLGFGGILVVLNPAEWHWAGWVALLTALSMAATNVLVRRLPRGRSVLATLFMTQMLAIPASLALALPGWQPIPGEVWWLLVGATLVGIIYQGICIMAYAMADASKIAASEYSGLIFVTLMGMVLFAEFPDWNVYLGALIVIAAIGLQRRLR from the coding sequence ATGCAACAGCTAGTGGGCCGAATGCGGGCCGACAGTCAGCTGCTGGCGATTTTTCTGCTGGTGCTCGGCAACCTGATGATCTCCTTTGGCGACGTGCTGGTCAAACTCATGGGCCAGAGTCAGATCAGCCCCTACCAGTATGTGTTTCTGCGCTTTACCCTGACTTCCCTGTTGCTGCTGCCGTTCTGGTGGCGGCTGGCGCCGGAACGCCGGGGCTGGGGTCAGTGGAAAATTCATTTTCTGCGCGGTCACCTGCTGCTGATGGGCTCCGTTTGTGTATTTGTCAGCTTGATTTACCTGCCCCTGGCCACCGCCAATGCGGTCTTTTACGCAGCCCCTCTGCTGACCCTGCCACTGGCGGCGCTGATCAACCGGGAATCGGTGCGCCCGGCCACCTACGGCGTGAGCCTGCTCGGCTTTGGCGGCATTCTGGTGGTGCTGAACCCGGCCGAATGGCACTGGGCCGGCTGGGTGGCGCTGCTGACCGCACTGTCGATGGCGGCCACCAATGTGCTGGTACGTCGCTTGCCCCGAGGTCGCTCGGTGCTGGCCACCCTGTTCATGACCCAGATGCTGGCCATTCCCGCCAGCCTGGCGCTGGCATTGCCCGGCTGGCAGCCCATTCCCGGCGAGGTATGGTGGCTGCTGGTGGGCGCCACCCTGGTGGGCATTATCTATCAGGGCATCTGCATCATGGCCTACGCCATGGCCGATGCCAGCAAGATTGCCGCCAGCGAATACTCGGGGCTGATTTTCGTCACCCTGATGGGCATGGTGCTGTTTGCCGAGTTCCCCGACTGGAACGTTTACCTGGGGGCACTTATCGTGATCGCCGCCATCGGGTTGCAGCGCCGACTGCGCTGA